The region TAGTTGGAGACGGAATTTGCTGTGCTAAATTGTTATGGATGAGAAAGTGGCGATTTTTGGGAAAATTAATGTTGATACTTTTCTTTACATTGATCAGCTTCTAATAGGGGAAAATCATCTTTGCCAGCAAACATTTGTTGATATTGGAGGCAAAGGTGCAAATACCGCTATAGCCCTTGCAAAGCTCGGCATACCGTGCCACCTAATTGCCTGCATTGGTAGTGATAGTATCTCTCAAAGTGTTTTGAAGAAAATAGAGAAATATGGTGTAGATACGTCATTTATAAGATCTTGTAACGCTCAAACGGGTAAAACATTCGTAGTTGTCGAATCAAAAGGTAGAAACACAATGTTTCATTTGCTCGGTGCGAATGATCACCTCACTCCAGAAATTATAGATTGGACTTTCCTGGAAAAATCTTCCGCTGTTTTTGTCCAATTTGGTATACCATTCGAAACTGTCAGAGAAGTTGTGACTATGTCAAAACGTAACGGAAAATATGTTTATATAGATCCAGCAGGATTCCCAGATGAATCAGTTTTTGAAATCATTGCTTATGCGGACACAGTTGCTCCAAATGAAACTGAGATATTGAAATTAACAAAAGAAACAAACCTGGAAAAGGCGGTCAAAAAACTTTTATCAACGGGTGTGGAAGAAGTTGTGGTCAAGCTTGGTAGCAAAGGAGCAAGTTTGTTCACCGAGAAAACGTCATTTCACATCAACGCCTATGAAGTTAATGTAATTGACACAACAGGCGCAGGAGATGCTTTCAACGCAGCCTATATAGCAGGAAAAATGAAAAAATTCGGCAGGCGTGAAACCTTAAAACTCGCAGTGGCGGCTTCTTCGATTTGTGTTTCAAAACAGGGTACCTCAAGTGCAAGCCCCACCAGAGATGAATTAACCAGTTTCCTAAATTCCATAGGCGAAAAAGAACTCGTAAAGTCTTTGTGAAAAAGAGGGTGGTCAGCGTGAAAAAATACATTGTCGTAACAGGCGGAGTTTTGAGTGGAGTTGGGAAGGGCATTTTTTCTGCTTCTTTGGCAAGATTACTTAAAGAATGTGGCATTCGCGTCAATGTACTGAAGATAGATCCTTACTTAAATGTGGATGCCGGTACCATGAATCCCAATCAACATGGTGAAGTGTTTGTCACTGAGGATGGTTATGAAGCAGATCTGGATCTGGGGCACTATGAAAGATTTCTAGGAGAAAACATGAGTCGAAAAAACAACATTACAGCCGGTCAAATTTATTCGGCGATTGTCGAGAAAGAAAGAGAAGGAGGATATCTTGGCTCCACAGTGCAGATCGTTCCACACGTGACGGGAGAAATCAGAAAAAGAATCGAGTCGCTTGAAGGAGAAGTCAACGTCATAGAGATAGGCGGTACAGTTGGCGATATAGAAAGTGAAGTTTTTCTGGAAAGTGTTCGTGAGCTTGCTTTAGAAAAACCTCTCGAGGATTTTCTTTTTATTCATGTCACCTATGTACCGTATTTGAAAGCATCAAATGAATTTAAAACGAAGCCCACTCAGCAATCAGTCCAGCTTCTCAGAAGGTCTGGTATAAATCCAGACATGATAGTCATCCGCAGCGAAACTCCCGTTAACGCAGACAGTTTGAAAAAAGTTGCACTTTTTGGAGGCGTTCCGCTGAATATGGTAATAAACCTTCCGGATGTACCAAATGTGTACTCAATCGTCGAAATATTAAAAAATTACGAATTGCATAAAAAAATTGCAGACAGGTTGAGAATAAATATTAACGAATCAACATTCAGCTGGAATTACCCAAAAACCTTCAAACCATTTAAAATAGCTCTTATAGCCAAATATCTTGGTACAGACGATGCATATAAAAGTATCATAGAGTCAGTGTTTCTCTCAGGGTGTTCAAAACCCGTTACCGTGGACGCGCAATCTCTGGAGGAAATGAGCTGGCAACATCTCTGTGCAACGCTCTCCGAATACGATGGCTTGATAATACCAGGTGGGTTTGGCAAAAGAGGTATTGAAGGGAAGATAAGAGCTATACAGTTTGCAAGAATGTACAAAAAACCCCTGCTTGGGATCTGTCTTGGTATGCAACTGATGGTTATAGAATTTGCAAGAAATGTTATGGGATATAAAGAAGCAAACTCCACAGAATTTGACCCGGATACACCATATCCTGTCATAACAATGATGGAAGAACAGAAAAAAGTACTTCAACTTGGTGGAACAATGAGGCTTGGAGCTCAATTAATGGAAATCCTCGAAAACACTAAACTCTGGCAAATATATGGCATTGCCAAAGTCAGTGAAAGGCACAGGCATCGATACGAAGTAAACTACGATCAATTTCCAGAGTTGTTCAAATTTCCAGACGAAAAAGGAGAAAAGCTCACCATAAGTGCAAAATCAAATTTTGTGGAAGCGATAGAGCTTCAAGACCATCCATATTTTATCGGCATACAATTTCACCCAGAACTTAAGACAAAAGTTGGAAAACCACACCCACTGTTCACAGAGTTTATAAAAACTATTGAAGATCTTTCAAAATAATATATAATACAATTATACTAATTTAATGTACATAATCTTAACGAAATAACAAAGGAGCTAATTATGTGAAATTGATCATATTTGATGTGGGTGGAGTGGTATGTTCAAATACATCGGTTGTAGATCATTTAAGCAGTTACTTGAATCTGAGCAGAAAGCAATTCCTTGATTTTGCCTACCAGAGTGGTTTACACAAATTGCAGGAAGGAAAGGTTTGTGTAAAAGATTTCTGGGAGAAATTCTCAGAGCTCTATGGAAAAACAATTGAAGAAGATCTATGGGCAAAGTTTTTCAAACCAGATTTGATTGTCGAGACTGTGGAGATCATCTTAGAACTCAAGAAAAAACATAGAATTGTTGCAGGGACAAACACAATCGAATCTCATTACAAAATCCATACGGCGCGGAATGACTATAGATTCTTCGATAGTATCTACGCTTCGCATATAATAGGAATTTCTAAACCAGATACGAGGTTTTTCAACCACATTCTTGAAAAAGAGAAGGTAAAACCGGAAGATACTGTTTTTATAGACGATACTTCTGAAAACGTAGAATCAGCAGCAAAACTTGGTATAAAATCAATTTTATTCACATCAGCTCAAGAACTCAGGCGGCAATTGCCGCTTATTTTATAGAAAGGGGAGAACGAAAATGAAAAAAGGTTTACTCTTACTGTCTTTGCTTGCTTTAGCAGGTATCATCCTTGGTGCAAAGACAACTATTACGTGGTGGATCAACCCATGGCGTATATCCCCTCCAGGGCATCCATCTGACAAACCCCTTACAGGAGAAGAATTTCCAAAATGGATTTCTGAAGAATTCATGAAACTCCATCCGGATGTAGAAGTTAAATATGTACTTGTTACAAACCAAGAATACGCCCAAAAACTTGCCGCAGCAATCGCGACGAAAACCCAGCCAGATTTCTTTAAGGGACCTGTCTGGGATAGCAGATGGGCAAAGAACGGATTACTCGAACCAATCGACGAATATCTCAGCCAAGAAGATTGGAACGATTTTTACACTCAGTGCTTGAAAGCAGGTTACATAAACGGTAAGCACTATGTATGGCCATGGGTTTATGGAACAAATGGAATGGGGTCCACAATGTTGCTGTACACACCAGATTTTGAAAGAGCCGGTATAGATTGGAAAAAAATTGTGAATGAAGGCTGGACGATGGAAGAATTCTTAGAAGCATGCAAGAAGCTTACGTGGGATGAAGATGGAGACGGGAAAGCTGATCATTACGCGATTGCATTCGGTGCAAAAGGTGATATGGTACACAATATTTTGAATTTTGTCTACGCATTTGGAGGAAGACTGGCAAACGAAGCTGAAAGCGAAGTCATACTGAACAGTCCTGAAGCCATCGCTGCACTTCAATTTGTTCTGGATCTCATAGAAAAACACGGTGTTGCACCAAAGGGTGCGGAGGCACTGGGAATATACGACGTTATAGGATACTTCCATACGCACAAAGCCAGCATTGGTTTTGGAGGGCCTTACGAAATAGGAAGAATCACACGTTATGTAAACGAAGGCAGGTTAGCAGAAGCCTTTTATCCTGTAATAGCACCATTTCCACACCTATCAGGTAGAGATCCTGTAGCATATGCAAGAGGTAGTGGCTTTGTAGTTTTCAAACAAAGTGATCCAAAGAAGCGTGAGATGATTTTTGAATTTCTGAAATTTATAACTAACCATGAAAATATAGCACTCCTGGAAACTCTCAATTACCTGACTGCAAGAAAATCGGTAAATGAAACTCTTTATCAAAACGATCAATACATGAATGAGCAGGTCAAGAGATACGCCCACATAATGGATAACTATGGCATAGAATTTTTCGGTAGCGAGGAATTCCCATGGTCTCAAATGAATGCACATTTTGTGGCAGCACTTGAAGCTATCTTTGCAAAAACAAAAACACCGCAGCAAGCATTAAACGAATTTGTTTCAGAGGCAAACAAAATTTTGAAAAAAGCAAAATAGAATCAAGGCGACCTCCCGGTCGCCTGTTTTCTCAGAGGTGATCTTATTGAATCTGCTAAGAAAAATATACAAAA is a window of Pseudothermotoga elfii DSM 9442 = NBRC 107921 DNA encoding:
- a CDS encoding carbohydrate kinase family protein, whose amino-acid sequence is MDEKVAIFGKINVDTFLYIDQLLIGENHLCQQTFVDIGGKGANTAIALAKLGIPCHLIACIGSDSISQSVLKKIEKYGVDTSFIRSCNAQTGKTFVVVESKGRNTMFHLLGANDHLTPEIIDWTFLEKSSAVFVQFGIPFETVREVVTMSKRNGKYVYIDPAGFPDESVFEIIAYADTVAPNETEILKLTKETNLEKAVKKLLSTGVEEVVVKLGSKGASLFTEKTSFHINAYEVNVIDTTGAGDAFNAAYIAGKMKKFGRRETLKLAVAASSICVSKQGTSSASPTRDELTSFLNSIGEKELVKSL
- a CDS encoding CTP synthase, encoding MKKYIVVTGGVLSGVGKGIFSASLARLLKECGIRVNVLKIDPYLNVDAGTMNPNQHGEVFVTEDGYEADLDLGHYERFLGENMSRKNNITAGQIYSAIVEKEREGGYLGSTVQIVPHVTGEIRKRIESLEGEVNVIEIGGTVGDIESEVFLESVRELALEKPLEDFLFIHVTYVPYLKASNEFKTKPTQQSVQLLRRSGINPDMIVIRSETPVNADSLKKVALFGGVPLNMVINLPDVPNVYSIVEILKNYELHKKIADRLRININESTFSWNYPKTFKPFKIALIAKYLGTDDAYKSIIESVFLSGCSKPVTVDAQSLEEMSWQHLCATLSEYDGLIIPGGFGKRGIEGKIRAIQFARMYKKPLLGICLGMQLMVIEFARNVMGYKEANSTEFDPDTPYPVITMMEEQKKVLQLGGTMRLGAQLMEILENTKLWQIYGIAKVSERHRHRYEVNYDQFPELFKFPDEKGEKLTISAKSNFVEAIELQDHPYFIGIQFHPELKTKVGKPHPLFTEFIKTIEDLSK
- a CDS encoding HAD family hydrolase produces the protein MKLIIFDVGGVVCSNTSVVDHLSSYLNLSRKQFLDFAYQSGLHKLQEGKVCVKDFWEKFSELYGKTIEEDLWAKFFKPDLIVETVEIILELKKKHRIVAGTNTIESHYKIHTARNDYRFFDSIYASHIIGISKPDTRFFNHILEKEKVKPEDTVFIDDTSENVESAAKLGIKSILFTSAQELRRQLPLIL
- a CDS encoding ABC transporter substrate-binding protein, which gives rise to MKKGLLLLSLLALAGIILGAKTTITWWINPWRISPPGHPSDKPLTGEEFPKWISEEFMKLHPDVEVKYVLVTNQEYAQKLAAAIATKTQPDFFKGPVWDSRWAKNGLLEPIDEYLSQEDWNDFYTQCLKAGYINGKHYVWPWVYGTNGMGSTMLLYTPDFERAGIDWKKIVNEGWTMEEFLEACKKLTWDEDGDGKADHYAIAFGAKGDMVHNILNFVYAFGGRLANEAESEVILNSPEAIAALQFVLDLIEKHGVAPKGAEALGIYDVIGYFHTHKASIGFGGPYEIGRITRYVNEGRLAEAFYPVIAPFPHLSGRDPVAYARGSGFVVFKQSDPKKREMIFEFLKFITNHENIALLETLNYLTARKSVNETLYQNDQYMNEQVKRYAHIMDNYGIEFFGSEEFPWSQMNAHFVAALEAIFAKTKTPQQALNEFVSEANKILKKAK